In the Corallococcus silvisoli genome, GTGGTGCGGAGCCTCCTCGCGGACGCGCGGCGCATGGAGGCGCGGCTCATCCAACGCGGCTTCGTGCGCGACATGGAGGACCGCTGGGCGCGGATGCTGCCCATGGACGAAGCGTCCCTGGAGGAGCAGTTCGGTGTCGGCCCCCTGCCGGACTCCCTGGAGTGGCTGTCGAGCAAGGCCCCGGACCCGGACCTGCGTGAGATGGCCGCGCTCGCGTGGGTGCACGAAGGCACCTGGGAGCAGGGCGCCCGCTTCACCGTGCGCCGCCTGCTGATGAACGGGGAGGGCCGCATGTCGGTGGAGGCCATGCTCGCCCTGACGCACTGGCGCAATGGCGTTCCCCCGCGAAGCCGCCCCGAGGAGTCCGAGCAGATCCGCATCCTCGCCCAGGGCGTGCTCGACGTCCCCGAGCTGTCCTCGCGCGCCGCGGTCGCCTGGGTCCGGGTGTCGGACGAGGACGAGTCGCCGCCGGAGGCCGTCACCGCGGCGCTGCGCCGGGGCCTGTACGGCACGGACCCCGAGGTCCGCTTCGAATGCGCCCTCTGCCTCCGGGAAGAGGTGGAGGTCGCCCAGGCGTTGGACTCCTCCGATGCCGACCTCGCCGGCTTCGCCCGGCGCATCCTGAGCCAGTGGGGCTCGCGCCGGCTCCTCACGCGGTTGGAGCGGGACGGCGACGCGGCCTTCGCGAAGGAGGTCCTTCAGGAGCTCGCCTCGCCTCCGCCCGAGGGCGCGCTGGAGGCGCTGCTCACCGTGTCCCTGCGCACGGTCGGGTCGCTCGCGGACGAGCTGCGGTCCTTCGCGAAGCGCCGCCCCTTCCGGGCCTGGGGCGTCGAGGACCAGCGGCGCTGGGCCCGGTGGGCGCGCTCGGTGCTGCGCGACCTGCCCGCGGAGACCGCGCTGGACTTCTTCGAGTGGGCCGCCACGCCTCCCTTCAACGACCCCGAGGGCCCCGACGAGGAAGAGACCGAGGCGATGTGGGCCTTCCTCGAGGAGACGGTGCACGCCATCGACCGGGGCACGGCGAAGGACCGCGATGCCTGCTTCAAGGACTCCGCGTTCGTGCTCTTCCTCCACCACTCCGGCGTGGACGAACAGCGGCGGCTGAACGACTGGGCCCGCGACCCGGACAGCGGCGGGGCCTTGCTGGAGGCGCTGTTGATGTTCCCCTCGCGGGAACAGCACGCGCGGCTTTCTCCCGAGCGGAAGGATGCCGAACCCGGTCATGCGGGCCGCCTGTTGATGGCCATCTGGGACGGTCCGGGCCAGCACCTGCTGGTGGCGCCGTTGGGCAAGCTGGTGCGCTCATGGAGCGCCCTCTCCGGCCGGGAGTCCCTCGTCGAAGCCGTCTGGCGGCGCTTCCAATCACATCCCTCCGAGCGCGGCGCGTTGCTCGCCGCCTTCGCGGGGTGGCGCGACGTGCTCTGGGAGAGGCAGCGCGAAGCGGAGCCGGACGTCCTCGCGCGCTTCCAGACGTGGTGGCGCGTGGATCCCGAAGGGCTCTATCCCCAGGCGGTGCGGCTCCTGGAGGGCGCGCCAGAGGAGGCCCTGCCCCGGAGGCTGCGCGCCCTGTGGGACGCGGCGGAGGAGGTGGTGGGCACGCGTCCGCGCACCGCGTCCCTCTCCGTGTCGAAGGGCGCCATGGCGCTGCGCAACGCGCTGGAGTCCCAGGACCCCGCCATCCTCGGCGTGATGGACGCGGAGTGGGAGCACTTCGAGGCGCGCTTCCCGGCCTTCGAGCAGCGCGTGCTCGCCACGCCGTCTCCGCCGGAGGAGTCGAACATCCACCGCGACTTCCTGGACGACACGCACGACGCGGTGCGGATGATGCGGGAGCGCCGCGAGCGCCGCCGGGCGAATGAAGCCCGCGAGCGGGAGCGGGAGATTGAACGGCAGGTGGCCGAGTCCCGCCGCCGCGACCGGGAGCGCCAGGCCGAGGTCGCCCGCCGCGACGCCGAGGCGCTCGCGGCCAGACAGGCCGCCGCTCGCGAGCAGCAGGAGCTCCACGCGCTCGTGAATGCCCAGCTCGCGCTGTCCACGCTCCAGCCGCGGTTGGACCCGCGTCCCCTGGACAGCGAGGTGTTGTTCCCGGGGGCGGCGCTCCCGACGCTCGTGGACTACGCGCGGATGATCAAGGCGCTCCAGCGGGGCGGGGACGTGCTGAAGCTCTTCGAGACCGCGGGGCTGACGCCCGCCACCTGGGCCGCGCAGGCGACCGCGTGGGGGCAGGCGATGGTGGGCCGGATGGAGCTGGGATTGCGCTTCGCGGAGCTGCTCGGGGCGCCCTGGGAGTGACCTCCCGGGGCGCGGTCGTGGGGCCCCGCGCTACTGCGCGGTGGCGCCGCCGTCGAGGATCATCTCCGCGCCGGTCATCAGCTTGGACTCATCCGACGCGAGGTAGACCACCGCGTTCGCCACGTCGTCCGGCTCACCGAACCGGCCCATGGGGATGCCCTTGAGCATGCGCGCGCGGGTCTTCTCCGCCTGGCCGCTGGCCTGGGACAGCGCCTCCACCATGGCGGTCTCCACGTAGCCGGGGTGGATGGAGTTGCAGCGGATGCCATAGCCCTTGGCCGCGCAGTGCAGCGCCACGGACTTGGACAGCAGGCGCACGCCGCCCTTGCTGGAGCTGTACGCGGGGAACTGGCCCACGCCCACGATGCCCGCGATGGAGGAGATGTTGATGATGGAGCCCTGGGCCCCGCACTGCTTCATCGCGCGGATGCCGTGCTTGCAGCCCAGGAAGACGCCGTCCAGGTTGACCGAGTGCACGAGCTTCCACTCGTCCAGCGTCATCTCCTCCACGTCCTTCACGATGCCCATGCCGGCGTTGTTCACGAGCACGTCCAGGCGCCCGAACTTCTCCACCGTGCGCGCCAGCGCGTGGACCCACTGGTCCTCCTGGGTGACGTCCAGCTGGACGAACAGGCCGGCCTCGCCCAGCGACTCCGCCACCGCGCGCGCTTCGGCTTCGCGCCGGTCGGTGACCACCACCCTGGCGCCCTCGCGCGCGAGCATCCGCGCGGACGCGGCACCCAGCCCCCCCGCGCCGCCAGTCACCAGGGCCACCTTGCCTTCGACTCGCTTCATGGTCGTCGTTCCTTCAAGTGAGCGGCGGAGGCTTCACGCCGCGGGGTTGGGGGTGAGGAGGATCTTCCCGTTGCGGCCCGGCTCCTGCGCGCGCTTCACCGCGTCCTGGATGCGCTCCAGGGGATAGGTGCCGTCCACGGGCGCTTGCAGCACGCCCCCGGCCATCAGCTCCGCCAACCGGGCGAGCGTGGCGTTCTGCTCCTCGCGAGGGGCGTCGCGCAGCCAGCGCGTCAGCCAGAAGCCGCGCAGGGTGACGTCCTTGAAGATGGAGGCCGCGGCGGACAGCTGGGGGCCCTGGCCGCCCATCGCGCCGTAGTTCACCAGCGTGCCGCCGGTGGAAAGACAGTCACCCACCCGGCGGGATGACTCGCCCCCCACCGCGTCGATGCCCAGCCGCACCTTCGCGCCGCCCGTCGCCGCGCGCACCTGCTGGGGCAGCGCATCCGTGTCCAGGAGCACCACGTCCGCGCCCTGGGCCTTGAGGTCGTCCGCCAACTCCTGGCGGCGCACCACGTTGACGGTCTTCAGGCCCATCACCTGCGCCAGCGTGATGAGGTAGCGGCCCACGGCGGAGTTGGCGGCGTTCTGCACCACCCACTCGCCGGGCTGGAGCGTCACGAACTGGCGCAGCATCAGGTACGCGGTGGGCGGGTTGATGAGCAGCATGCTGGCCTGGAGCAGGTCCAGGCCGGGTGGCACGGGCAGCAGCTGCGCGGCGGGGGCGGTGAGGTGGGTGCGCCAGGTGCCCGCGCCCAGGGGGAGGAAGACGAGGTCGCCCACGGAGACGGCATCGGAGCCGGACACCTCCACCACGCGGCCCACGCCCTCGTTGCCGGGCGTCGCGGGCAGCTTGGGCAGCACGCCGTATTCGCCGGAGAGGGTGAGCAGGTCGGAGGGGTTGATGGGCGTGGCGAGCACCGCCAGCCGCGCCTCGCCGGGCTTGAGCGGCGGGGGAGCTTCCTCCACCACCTGGGCGACGTCGGAGGGCGGCCCGAAGGCCGAGAAGCGCACTGCTTTCATGGCGTTGCTCCCGCGCGAAAGAGGTGGCGCCACCCTAACCGCCTTCGGTCCTGCTGCCGAGCGTGCACTCTGGACCCACCCGGGGTGCGCGGCTCCCAGGTGGAGCGATCCCTCATCCCTTCCCCCTGCCCCTGGAGGCAGGTCGCTCTGTCCATCCGTGGACGCGGGGCAGGGGAGGCTGCCAGACGTCGACAGTCGGCCCTCGCCACGGCGCGGAGGGCTGCACAGGTTCTGAAGTGGACCCCTCGGTGGGGCGCGTGGGGATGGGCGAGGAGGGCGAGTGTGAGCAACGTGCACCACGAAGGGGCCCGGTCCGGGTCGGGAAGCGCCGAGGGGGAGGGGCTGTCGG is a window encoding:
- a CDS encoding glucose 1-dehydrogenase encodes the protein MKRVEGKVALVTGGAGGLGAASARMLAREGARVVVTDRREAEARAVAESLGEAGLFVQLDVTQEDQWVHALARTVEKFGRLDVLVNNAGMGIVKDVEEMTLDEWKLVHSVNLDGVFLGCKHGIRAMKQCGAQGSIINISSIAGIVGVGQFPAYSSSKGGVRLLSKSVALHCAAKGYGIRCNSIHPGYVETAMVEALSQASGQAEKTRARMLKGIPMGRFGEPDDVANAVVYLASDESKLMTGAEMILDGGATAQ
- a CDS encoding zinc-dependent alcohol dehydrogenase family protein is translated as MKAVRFSAFGPPSDVAQVVEEAPPPLKPGEARLAVLATPINPSDLLTLSGEYGVLPKLPATPGNEGVGRVVEVSGSDAVSVGDLVFLPLGAGTWRTHLTAPAAQLLPVPPGLDLLQASMLLINPPTAYLMLRQFVTLQPGEWVVQNAANSAVGRYLITLAQVMGLKTVNVVRRQELADDLKAQGADVVLLDTDALPQQVRAATGGAKVRLGIDAVGGESSRRVGDCLSTGGTLVNYGAMGGQGPQLSAAASIFKDVTLRGFWLTRWLRDAPREEQNATLARLAELMAGGVLQAPVDGTYPLERIQDAVKRAQEPGRNGKILLTPNPAA